In Myxococcus fulvus, the following proteins share a genomic window:
- a CDS encoding AHH domain-containing protein — protein MKAHAVMCLALFLVGTGCTTTRVVRLETGDATPWAHMPYTDDDAGPVELDEDEFGEAMAVLARDVRPFAQPLREARQLFGVPERSGVYLYQHRDSRLIPQEASRGSDELSLLASYSDEALSRDYVRWCERRAQPGDCLHLLAEGPLLASDGKYSLAMAIAMESVWEETVEALGDMTDPQALLATVSASVSIYLLLWTLPEPVSKGLAALLTASAIAYLGVDTVWRLLDGWIALVRQVDRATTFEQLRDAGASYGEVLGENAARVFVMLATAAIGSTAGLAAKASGLPGSAQAALAVETQAGYRFVAIGSVQSVAMAAEGFTVALAPNAVAMAARSSRKPKVPDHHLATDKNSISSAQGGPWTPRFRKIFTKAGMELKDPENIVPVKGHQGPHPQRYHELVFAELDAATAHCRTVTACRAALEAALRRLAREVVTRGSELNLLVTRRATP, from the coding sequence ATGAAGGCCCATGCGGTCATGTGCCTGGCGCTGTTCCTTGTGGGCACGGGGTGCACGACGACTCGGGTCGTTCGTCTGGAGACGGGCGACGCGACTCCATGGGCTCACATGCCGTACACCGACGATGACGCCGGGCCCGTCGAACTGGACGAGGACGAGTTCGGAGAAGCGATGGCGGTGCTTGCCCGGGACGTACGCCCCTTTGCCCAGCCCTTGCGTGAGGCGCGCCAGCTTTTTGGCGTGCCCGAGAGAAGCGGTGTCTATCTGTACCAGCATCGCGATTCCCGGCTCATTCCCCAGGAAGCATCGCGGGGCTCCGACGAGCTGAGTCTGCTGGCTTCCTATTCTGACGAGGCGCTGTCGCGCGACTACGTCCGGTGGTGTGAACGCAGGGCCCAACCAGGGGACTGTCTGCACTTGCTGGCGGAAGGCCCCTTGCTGGCCAGTGATGGCAAATACTCACTGGCGATGGCCATCGCCATGGAGTCCGTTTGGGAGGAGACCGTGGAGGCCCTGGGGGACATGACAGACCCGCAGGCGCTGCTGGCGACGGTGAGTGCCTCGGTCAGCATATATCTGCTGCTCTGGACGTTGCCCGAGCCCGTGTCGAAGGGCCTGGCTGCGCTGTTGACCGCTTCGGCGATTGCCTATCTGGGCGTGGACACGGTGTGGCGACTGTTGGACGGGTGGATTGCCCTGGTGCGCCAGGTCGACCGGGCGACCACCTTCGAGCAACTCAGAGACGCGGGGGCGTCGTACGGCGAGGTCTTGGGAGAAAACGCGGCGCGCGTCTTCGTCATGTTGGCCACGGCCGCCATCGGAAGCACAGCGGGCCTGGCGGCAAAGGCTTCGGGGCTACCGGGTTCGGCGCAGGCAGCGCTCGCGGTGGAGACACAGGCGGGCTACCGATTCGTGGCGATAGGGAGCGTGCAGTCGGTGGCGATGGCGGCCGAAGGCTTCACCGTTGCGTTGGCGCCCAACGCGGTCGCGATGGCTGCTCGGAGTTCCCGGAAGCCAAAGGTCCCGGATCACCACCTGGCCACGGACAAGAACAGCATCTCCAGCGCGCAGGGTGGGCCCTGGACCCCGAGGTTCCGGAAGATCTTCACGAAGGCAGGGATGGAGCTGAAGGACCCGGAGAACATCGTGCCCGTCAAGGGACACCAGGGACCTCACCCTCAGAGGTATCACGAGCTGGTCTTCGCGGAGCTGGATGCCGCGACGGCTCACTGTCGGACGGTCACGGCCTGTCGAGCGGCCCTGGAAGCTGCCCTCAGACGATTGGCCCGTGAAGTCGTGACGCGCGGCTCGGAACTGAACCTGCTCGTCACGCGGCGGGCAACCCCGTAG
- a CDS encoding imm11 family protein — protein MSRRFFELHDDVQVPGRWHLDTPVDGKGREVREPDRFRQGTPVQVEGRLGIPVEAPGKPLDFTEAGLRIPVVHVRVAALFTELAPADIQLIPVDIKGHADQYLLLVATRLIRCIDEQASRIRLWTHEDGVPEKVGHYASVRDLRIDKTKVGAARVFRPEGWTGALIVSEDLKLSLEHVKATGVKFTEV, from the coding sequence ATGTCCCGGCGCTTCTTCGAGTTGCACGATGATGTCCAGGTCCCCGGACGGTGGCACCTGGATACGCCGGTTGATGGCAAGGGCCGCGAGGTGCGTGAGCCTGACCGGTTCCGGCAGGGCACCCCGGTCCAGGTCGAGGGGCGCCTGGGAATTCCTGTCGAGGCCCCAGGAAAGCCCTTGGACTTCACGGAGGCGGGGCTGCGCATCCCGGTCGTCCACGTCCGGGTCGCCGCGCTCTTCACGGAGCTGGCGCCAGCAGACATTCAGCTCATCCCCGTGGACATCAAGGGGCATGCAGACCAGTACCTGCTGCTGGTCGCCACCCGACTCATCCGTTGCATTGACGAGCAGGCCTCGCGCATCCGGCTTTGGACCCACGAGGATGGGGTGCCCGAGAAGGTGGGGCACTACGCTTCCGTGAGAGACCTGCGCATCGACAAGACGAAGGTGGGAGCCGCCAGGGTGTTCCGACCCGAGGGTTGGACTGGGGCCCTCATCGTCTCGGAGGACCTCAAGCTCTCGCTGGAGCACGTGAAGGCCACGGGTGTGAAGTTCACGGAGGTCTAG
- a CDS encoding helix-hairpin-helix domain-containing protein, whose translation MSLLVGCGPTESAPPAEPSVPADATQNEQAPLTTTDVDVAPECEGILQFANTASFFKLDRYLPSDAANNILAARTASPFTSLAQLSAISEMGPVRLKQLEHGARAEEYIDQSCLGIYDELALSQSDAAAIVTLVNTASTNTLYAVLPYAWNGATSLINLRPFTNVLGISNAFGIGSVSLRNLRNAATIGYSLDMLVSAVNALPEDEWEVEMSTGFNIETILDGAYGTDRLSSADCFGIDLTGRSGQYEDRGYLADATEVRNYVHSAVSTANRYNAIDADIVTDGKADLAARTAGRTFKGCHMHYENGPWAGVQVHFFVDTASDFRILTVQHWVE comes from the coding sequence ATGAGTCTGCTGGTTGGCTGTGGTCCCACCGAATCCGCTCCGCCGGCCGAGCCGTCCGTTCCGGCGGACGCCACGCAGAACGAGCAGGCGCCGCTCACCACGACGGACGTCGACGTGGCGCCGGAGTGTGAAGGCATCCTGCAGTTCGCGAACACGGCGAGCTTCTTCAAGCTGGACCGCTATCTGCCCAGCGACGCGGCCAACAACATCCTCGCGGCTCGCACGGCGTCGCCCTTCACGTCGCTGGCGCAGCTGTCCGCCATCTCGGAGATGGGCCCGGTGCGGCTGAAGCAGTTGGAGCACGGCGCGCGCGCCGAGGAGTACATCGACCAGAGCTGTCTGGGCATCTACGACGAGCTGGCGCTGTCGCAGTCGGACGCCGCGGCCATCGTCACGCTGGTGAACACGGCGAGCACGAACACGCTCTACGCCGTCCTGCCGTATGCGTGGAACGGGGCGACCAGCCTCATCAACCTGCGTCCGTTCACGAACGTGCTGGGAATCTCCAACGCGTTCGGCATCGGCTCGGTGAGCCTGCGCAACCTGCGCAACGCGGCCACCATCGGCTACTCGCTGGACATGCTCGTGTCCGCGGTGAACGCGCTGCCGGAGGACGAGTGGGAGGTGGAGATGAGCACGGGGTTCAACATCGAGACCATCCTGGACGGGGCCTATGGCACGGACCGGCTCTCCTCGGCGGACTGCTTCGGCATCGACCTGACGGGCCGCTCGGGGCAGTACGAGGACCGGGGCTACCTGGCGGACGCGACGGAAGTGCGCAACTACGTCCACAGCGCGGTGAGCACGGCGAACCGTTACAACGCGATTGACGCCGACATCGTCACGGACGGCAAGGCGGACCTGGCCGCGCGCACCGCGGGCCGCACGTTCAAGGGCTGCCACATGCACTACGAGAACGGCCCGTGGGCCGGCGTGCAGGTGCACTTCTTCGTCGACACCGCGTCGGACTTCCGCATCCTGACGGTCCAGCACTGGGTGGAGTGA
- a CDS encoding J domain-containing protein, whose translation MRACPCCLETLTPGLLGFGSRRLAGHCEACGDAVCQSCLSVESLAAAVFQKRAGASEAGPRKVKGRVCRSCLWEALVEEGRTPSFAAPRGQRERARRAARETCTHAEVKACMGFCPTCGDEVVWKSEHGNPACEACGAPSHRFFNCCWNCGESFDEQNVPQAVARGYRLDFDCDAEDCAGKLAWLMPFCPWCGEEKHWEHPGALECEACEVQVDRGWAFCVRCGEEAPLPDACPRCGVGLDEAASAARCEPCQHVVCGECCDVVVTAAGGERLLCLTCGEGAEPVADTRAAEEPEPEPSEAEEDAAPADDEAEEDAAPADDEEEEEAEPAPRPQAPPPSPWEVLGVVRGAPLADVKRAYLALVAQYHPDKVAQLGPKLQALAQEETRRIIEAWEHIRKHSRPSG comes from the coding sequence ATGCGAGCCTGTCCGTGCTGCCTGGAGACGCTGACGCCAGGTCTGCTGGGCTTCGGGAGCCGGCGCCTCGCGGGCCACTGCGAGGCGTGTGGCGACGCCGTCTGCCAGTCGTGCCTGAGCGTCGAGTCGCTCGCGGCGGCGGTGTTCCAGAAGCGCGCGGGCGCCTCCGAGGCGGGGCCCAGGAAGGTGAAGGGACGGGTGTGCCGCTCGTGCCTGTGGGAGGCGCTGGTGGAGGAGGGGCGCACACCTTCCTTCGCCGCCCCTCGCGGGCAACGTGAGCGCGCACGCCGCGCCGCGCGGGAGACCTGTACCCATGCCGAGGTGAAGGCCTGCATGGGTTTCTGCCCCACCTGTGGCGACGAGGTGGTCTGGAAGAGCGAGCACGGCAACCCCGCGTGCGAGGCCTGTGGCGCGCCGTCCCATCGGTTCTTCAACTGCTGCTGGAACTGCGGGGAGTCGTTCGACGAGCAGAACGTGCCCCAGGCCGTCGCGCGCGGGTACCGGCTCGACTTCGACTGTGACGCGGAGGACTGCGCGGGGAAGCTCGCGTGGCTGATGCCCTTCTGTCCGTGGTGCGGCGAGGAGAAGCACTGGGAGCATCCCGGGGCGCTGGAGTGCGAGGCCTGCGAGGTCCAGGTGGACCGGGGCTGGGCGTTCTGCGTGCGGTGCGGCGAGGAGGCCCCGCTCCCCGACGCGTGTCCCCGGTGTGGCGTGGGCCTGGATGAAGCCGCGTCCGCCGCGCGCTGCGAGCCGTGTCAGCACGTGGTGTGCGGCGAGTGCTGCGACGTCGTCGTCACCGCGGCCGGGGGGGAGCGGTTGTTGTGCTTGACCTGTGGCGAGGGCGCCGAGCCCGTGGCCGACACGCGCGCGGCCGAGGAGCCCGAACCGGAGCCCTCCGAGGCGGAGGAGGACGCGGCCCCCGCTGACGACGAGGCGGAGGAGGACGCGGCCCCCGCTGACGACGAGGAGGAGGAAGAGGCGGAGCCCGCGCCGCGGCCCCAGGCTCCACCTCCGTCACCGTGGGAGGTGCTGGGCGTCGTCCGAGGCGCGCCGCTGGCGGACGTGAAGCGCGCCTATCTCGCGCTCGTCGCCCAATACCACCCCGACAAGGTGGCGCAGCTCGGACCGAAGCTCCAGGCGCTGGCGCAAGAGGAGACGCGCCGCATCATCGAGGCGTGGGAGCACATCCGGAAGCACTCGCGCCCCAGCGGTTGA
- a CDS encoding NAD(P)-dependent alcohol dehydrogenase translates to MTVPVRAAVLREVNAPFVLEEVDLDAPRQGELRVRVHASGICHTDLSYRAGQGRFAFPAVLGHEGAGVVESVGEGVTGFEPGDAVVLSYYSCRACGTCARGQPAYCEQGYAGNFSGARPDGTYPMRWRGEPIRSGFFHQSSFATHVLAHQHNAVKVAKDAPLELLAPLGCGFQTGAGAVLESFRLQPGQRLAVFGVGAVGLAAVMAARVAGAASIFAVDLDARRLELARELGATDTFLADEPELTRTVLKKTRGGVDFALECVGSPKVLRQAFDVTRPLGTCGLLGLPSADAQVSIPMMALLFGKRLVGMLEGDADPKRFVPRLVALHAQGSFPLEKLSRSYAFEAINDAVHDMESRTVIKPVLRMHTGAAR, encoded by the coding sequence ATGACGGTTCCTGTCCGTGCCGCGGTGCTGCGGGAAGTCAATGCCCCCTTCGTCCTGGAGGAGGTGGACCTGGACGCGCCCCGCCAGGGCGAGCTTCGGGTCCGGGTGCATGCCAGTGGCATCTGTCACACGGACTTGAGCTACCGGGCGGGGCAGGGGCGCTTCGCGTTCCCCGCGGTGCTGGGCCACGAGGGCGCGGGGGTGGTGGAGTCGGTGGGGGAGGGCGTCACGGGCTTCGAGCCTGGGGACGCGGTGGTGCTCAGCTACTACTCCTGTCGCGCGTGCGGCACCTGCGCGCGCGGACAGCCCGCGTACTGCGAGCAGGGCTACGCGGGGAACTTCTCGGGGGCGCGGCCGGACGGCACGTACCCGATGCGCTGGCGCGGCGAGCCCATCCGCTCGGGCTTCTTCCACCAGTCGTCCTTCGCCACGCATGTCCTGGCGCACCAGCACAACGCGGTGAAGGTGGCGAAGGACGCGCCGCTGGAGCTGCTGGCGCCCCTGGGCTGCGGCTTCCAGACGGGCGCGGGCGCGGTGCTGGAGTCGTTCCGGCTGCAGCCTGGACAGCGGCTCGCCGTCTTCGGCGTGGGCGCGGTGGGGCTGGCGGCGGTGATGGCGGCGCGCGTGGCGGGCGCGGCGAGCATCTTCGCGGTGGACCTGGACGCCCGGCGGCTGGAGCTCGCGCGGGAGCTGGGCGCCACCGACACCTTCCTCGCGGACGAGCCGGAGCTGACGCGCACGGTGCTCAAGAAGACGCGGGGCGGGGTGGACTTCGCGCTGGAGTGCGTCGGCTCGCCGAAGGTGCTGCGACAGGCGTTCGACGTGACGCGCCCGTTGGGGACGTGCGGGTTGCTCGGCCTGCCGAGCGCGGACGCGCAGGTCTCCATCCCGATGATGGCGCTGCTGTTCGGCAAGCGGCTGGTGGGAATGCTCGAGGGCGACGCCGACCCGAAGCGCTTCGTCCCGCGGTTGGTGGCGCTGCATGCGCAAGGCAGCTTCCCGCTGGAGAAGCTCAGCCGCTCGTACGCCTTCGAGGCCATCAACGACGCGGTCCACGACATGGAGTCGCGCACGGTCATCAAGCCCGTGCTGCGCATGCACACGGGAGCGGCACGATGA
- a CDS encoding DUF4334 domain-containing protein: protein MSFDEVVKAGTLSLAEALALFDRLAPVELASLVGTWKGSELRTGHPMDGLLGATGWYGKQFIDAESVHPLLFYTEDRAAVFPVDPRKWPSPTIRGPVGSHRADVETAKFKARLRKVEYRGQLSATMIYDDWPTLDVFRGVDEDTLLGLMDARGMPSPYFFVLRRDANAPALK, encoded by the coding sequence ATGAGCTTCGACGAGGTGGTGAAGGCGGGGACGCTGAGCCTGGCGGAGGCGCTCGCGCTGTTCGACCGCCTGGCTCCGGTGGAGCTCGCGTCCCTGGTGGGCACGTGGAAGGGCAGTGAGCTGCGCACGGGCCACCCGATGGACGGACTGCTGGGCGCCACGGGCTGGTACGGCAAGCAGTTCATCGACGCCGAGAGCGTGCACCCGCTGCTGTTCTACACGGAGGACCGCGCGGCGGTGTTCCCGGTGGACCCGAGGAAGTGGCCGTCACCGACGATTCGAGGCCCGGTGGGCTCGCACCGCGCCGACGTGGAGACGGCGAAGTTCAAGGCGCGCCTGCGCAAGGTGGAGTACCGGGGCCAGCTCAGCGCGACGATGATCTACGACGACTGGCCCACGCTCGACGTGTTCCGCGGGGTCGACGAGGACACGCTCCTGGGCCTCATGGACGCGCGCGGCATGCCGTCGCCGTACTTCTTCGTGCTGCGGCGGGACGCGAACGCGCCGGCGCTCAAGTAG
- a CDS encoding DinB family protein, whose translation MANPVRDTLLGQLDIAWALTRYHLEGLTTEDCLRRPASVGLHVTQDAQGQWRAQWPEHEGYDLGPASVAWLTWHLGFWWSMVHNHSFGDGTLTREAIVWPGSADAARAWIVGLHDTWREAITRLTDEDLQSSARTRWPLTGKPFGDIVAWANVELMKNAAELGYARFVLAVPPT comes from the coding sequence ATGGCGAACCCCGTCCGAGACACGCTCCTGGGCCAGCTCGACATCGCGTGGGCCCTCACCCGCTACCACCTGGAGGGGCTCACCACGGAGGACTGCCTGAGGCGCCCCGCGTCGGTGGGACTGCATGTGACCCAGGACGCGCAAGGACAGTGGCGCGCGCAGTGGCCCGAGCACGAGGGGTACGATTTGGGTCCCGCGAGTGTGGCCTGGCTGACGTGGCACCTGGGCTTCTGGTGGTCCATGGTGCACAACCACTCGTTCGGCGACGGCACCCTGACGCGGGAGGCCATCGTCTGGCCCGGCTCCGCGGACGCGGCGCGCGCGTGGATTGTCGGCCTGCACGACACGTGGCGCGAGGCCATCACCCGCCTCACCGACGAGGACCTGCAATCGAGCGCGCGCACGCGCTGGCCGCTCACGGGCAAGCCCTTCGGCGACATCGTCGCCTGGGCCAACGTGGAGCTGATGAAGAACGCGGCGGAGCTAGGCTACGCGCGCTTCGTGCTGGCCGTGCCCCCTACTTGA
- a CDS encoding helicase-related protein translates to MNSSASGRSSVVVAELGPTNTGKTHRAIERMLEHDTGMMGLPLRLLAREVYDRVTARVGEGRVALMTGEEKRLPPRPDYWICTVEAMPLDRAVDFLAVDEIQLAAHRERGHVFTDRLLHARGRKETWFLGAETMRPMVQSLIPHVSLKRATRLSQLRYAGRRSLKSLPPRSAVVAFSADRVYELAEALRRLRGGVAVVLGALSPRTRNAQVAMYQSGEVQYLVATDAIGMGLNLDLGHVAFASLSKFDGAEQRELFPDELAQIAGRAGRHLNDGTFGTLNTLEELPPRVVTAIETHRFPAVRSLIWRNAELDFASPEALLDSLSRAPRHNAFVRVERADDFDALKDLSHIPAVRDVVTDRAGVELLWQVCQIPDFRKGLFGQHVSLLRETFLQLTAGDGVLDATWLSKQVSPLDDVSGDIHTLMDRLAAIRIWTYISHRSSWLRDAEQWQERTRHIEDALGDALHERLVERFVQRAARRSARRFVRASATPAASSDNPFAKLGALLGESGSAEGLMTEEQFVQRVVDATHEVFEVDAFGNISFESQPLGRLVRGTDRRSPQVALAEPEVWTGGARRRLERRLHALARDLVTEAMGGFPAESLTGAGRTPPTRGLAYRLAEGMGLITVGEAREQWALLDEESRERLKAVGVREGRRFVYVAGALAPQALERRCMLTALFLQKPSPRGVPREPVLDAAGWNVREARAFGYELLGPVALRIDLVERLGEALRHPRGAPEVQALTRELRLEGGTRALVLRELGGAPQGSASKRRRRRRRGSAPAMASDKAGTHGAPAHAGTHPMPRRDGPEPRGAQGTPKSD, encoded by the coding sequence ATGAACTCCAGCGCATCCGGCCGTTCGTCCGTCGTCGTGGCGGAGCTGGGGCCCACGAACACTGGAAAGACCCACCGAGCCATCGAGCGGATGCTCGAGCACGACACGGGCATGATGGGGCTGCCGCTGCGCCTGCTCGCCCGCGAGGTGTACGATCGGGTGACCGCCCGGGTGGGCGAGGGGCGCGTGGCGCTGATGACGGGCGAGGAGAAGCGCCTGCCGCCGCGCCCCGACTACTGGATATGCACGGTGGAGGCGATGCCGTTGGATCGCGCCGTCGACTTCCTGGCGGTGGACGAAATCCAGCTCGCCGCGCATCGCGAGCGGGGGCATGTCTTCACGGACCGGCTGCTCCACGCGCGAGGCCGCAAGGAGACGTGGTTTTTGGGCGCGGAGACGATGCGGCCGATGGTGCAGTCGCTCATCCCGCACGTCTCGCTCAAGCGGGCCACGCGCCTGTCGCAGCTCCGCTACGCGGGCCGGCGCTCGTTGAAGAGCCTGCCGCCGCGCTCCGCGGTGGTCGCGTTCTCCGCGGACCGCGTCTATGAGCTGGCCGAGGCGCTGCGCCGGCTGCGTGGCGGGGTGGCCGTGGTGCTGGGCGCGCTGTCGCCCCGGACGCGCAACGCCCAGGTGGCGATGTACCAGTCCGGGGAGGTGCAGTACCTGGTGGCCACCGATGCCATCGGCATGGGGCTGAACCTGGACCTGGGCCACGTGGCCTTCGCCTCGCTCTCCAAGTTCGACGGCGCCGAGCAGCGGGAGCTGTTCCCGGACGAGCTGGCGCAGATCGCCGGCCGCGCGGGACGCCATTTGAATGACGGGACGTTCGGCACGCTGAACACGCTGGAGGAGCTGCCGCCCCGGGTCGTCACCGCCATCGAGACGCATCGCTTCCCCGCGGTGCGCAGCCTCATCTGGCGCAACGCGGAGCTCGACTTCGCGAGCCCGGAGGCGCTGCTCGATTCGTTGTCGCGGGCTCCGCGTCACAACGCCTTCGTCCGGGTGGAGCGCGCCGATGACTTCGATGCGCTGAAGGACCTCTCGCACATCCCGGCCGTCCGCGACGTCGTCACGGACCGCGCGGGCGTGGAGCTGCTGTGGCAGGTCTGCCAGATCCCCGACTTCCGCAAGGGGCTGTTCGGCCAGCACGTCAGCCTGCTGCGGGAGACCTTCCTCCAGCTCACCGCGGGGGACGGGGTGCTGGACGCGACGTGGTTGTCCAAGCAGGTGTCGCCGCTCGATGACGTCTCCGGGGACATCCACACGCTGATGGATCGGCTGGCCGCCATCCGCATCTGGACGTACATCAGCCATCGCTCCAGCTGGCTGCGAGACGCGGAGCAGTGGCAGGAGCGCACGCGGCACATCGAGGACGCGCTGGGGGATGCGCTGCACGAGCGGCTGGTGGAGCGCTTCGTCCAGCGAGCCGCGCGCAGGAGCGCCCGGCGCTTCGTGCGGGCCTCCGCCACGCCCGCGGCGAGCTCGGACAATCCGTTCGCGAAGCTCGGCGCGCTGTTGGGCGAGAGCGGCTCCGCGGAGGGACTGATGACCGAGGAGCAGTTCGTGCAGCGCGTGGTGGACGCGACGCACGAGGTCTTCGAGGTGGATGCGTTCGGGAACATCTCCTTCGAGAGCCAGCCTTTGGGGCGGCTGGTGCGCGGCACGGACCGGCGCTCGCCGCAGGTCGCGCTCGCGGAGCCGGAGGTGTGGACGGGCGGCGCGAGGCGGCGGTTGGAGCGGCGGCTCCATGCGCTGGCCAGGGACCTGGTCACCGAGGCGATGGGCGGTTTCCCGGCCGAGTCGCTCACGGGCGCGGGCCGCACGCCGCCGACGCGGGGGCTGGCGTATCGGCTGGCCGAGGGGATGGGACTGATTACGGTGGGCGAGGCGCGCGAGCAGTGGGCGCTGCTGGACGAGGAGTCACGCGAGCGGCTCAAGGCCGTGGGCGTGCGCGAGGGCCGCCGCTTCGTCTACGTGGCCGGGGCGCTCGCTCCGCAGGCGCTGGAGCGCAGGTGCATGCTGACGGCGCTGTTCCTCCAGAAGCCCTCGCCGCGCGGTGTGCCCCGTGAGCCCGTGCTCGACGCGGCCGGATGGAATGTGCGTGAGGCGCGAGCCTTCGGCTACGAGCTGCTGGGGCCGGTGGCGCTGCGAATCGACCTGGTCGAGCGTCTGGGCGAGGCGCTGCGCCATCCTCGCGGTGCCCCCGAGGTGCAGGCGTTGACGCGCGAGCTGCGCCTGGAGGGCGGGACGCGGGCCCTGGTGCTGCGCGAGCTGGGCGGCGCGCCCCAAGGTTCCGCGTCGAAGCGGCGGCGTCGCCGACGACGGGGGAGCGCGCCCGCGATGGCTTCGGACAAGGCGGGCACGCATGGCGCGCCCGCACACGCGGGGACGCATCCGATGCCCCGTCGCGACGGCCCGGAGCCGCGCGGCGCGCAGGGAACGCCCAAGTCCGACTGA
- a CDS encoding outer membrane beta-barrel protein has product MKAVVAGALLLSTGAWAQDEARLTGAELGVGVGYAQGKDLEGETHGGPGVRLHLLKHLGRFFSIGPELAVYAGAGSRMDVTFDGSQHHYDQQNRALLQLGGVARLGVDLGGIQPAVLFGAGWNKGTVSNLGYSVGAELEFRPKPWLPLTLEGRLHKNLHNYTYETDREADYFSLGLGWRLRW; this is encoded by the coding sequence ATGAAGGCAGTGGTCGCGGGAGCGTTGTTGCTGTCGACGGGCGCCTGGGCACAGGACGAGGCCCGGCTCACGGGGGCGGAGCTGGGCGTGGGCGTGGGGTACGCCCAGGGCAAGGACCTGGAAGGGGAGACGCATGGCGGGCCCGGCGTCCGGCTGCATCTGCTCAAGCACCTGGGGCGCTTCTTCTCCATCGGCCCGGAGCTCGCCGTGTACGCGGGCGCGGGCTCCCGGATGGACGTCACCTTCGATGGCTCGCAGCACCACTACGACCAGCAGAACCGGGCGCTCCTCCAGCTCGGAGGCGTGGCACGGCTGGGGGTGGACCTGGGCGGCATCCAGCCCGCGGTGCTCTTCGGCGCGGGCTGGAACAAGGGCACCGTCAGCAACCTGGGCTACTCGGTGGGCGCGGAGCTGGAGTTCCGTCCCAAGCCGTGGCTGCCGCTCACCCTGGAGGGCCGGCTCCACAAGAACCTCCACAACTACACCTACGAGACCGATAGGGAGGCGGACTACTTCAGCCTGGGCCTCGGCTGGCGGCTGCGCTGGTGA
- a CDS encoding TIGR03885 family FMN-dependent LLM class oxidoreductase, with protein MLTLGYHASHEQFPPSELLRLVRRADAAGFTAALNSDHFHPWSDAQGHSGFSWSWMGAALATTRLSSLGVVNAPGQRYHPALIAQALGTLAEMFPGRAWAALGSGQFVNEGITGEPWPPKDLRNARLRECVDIMRALFRGETVTHRGLVRVEEAKLYSRPQQAPLLVGAAITPKTAEWVGSWADALITVSKPPDELRKMVEAFHRGGGEGKPMFLKVQLSWAQDEQAALQDAMEQWATNIFASSVLTDLRSPAQFQELARTVQPKDLEGHVRVSSSLQRHVDWLAEDVKLGFSHLYLHNVNRGQERFIDAFAEHVLPALRTAR; from the coding sequence ATGCTCACGCTCGGTTACCACGCCTCCCATGAGCAGTTTCCTCCCAGTGAGTTGTTGCGCCTGGTGCGCCGGGCCGACGCCGCGGGCTTCACGGCCGCGCTCAACTCGGACCACTTCCACCCCTGGAGCGACGCGCAGGGACACAGCGGCTTCTCGTGGAGCTGGATGGGCGCGGCGCTCGCCACCACGCGGCTGTCCAGCCTGGGCGTGGTGAACGCTCCCGGACAGCGTTATCACCCGGCCCTCATCGCGCAAGCCCTGGGCACGCTCGCGGAGATGTTCCCGGGCCGCGCCTGGGCCGCCCTGGGCAGCGGGCAGTTCGTCAACGAGGGCATCACCGGGGAGCCCTGGCCCCCGAAGGACCTGCGCAACGCGCGCCTGCGCGAGTGCGTGGACATCATGCGCGCGCTCTTCCGCGGCGAGACGGTGACGCACCGGGGCCTCGTCCGGGTGGAGGAGGCGAAGCTCTACTCGAGGCCCCAGCAGGCGCCCCTGCTGGTGGGCGCGGCGATAACGCCAAAGACCGCCGAGTGGGTGGGCAGCTGGGCGGACGCGCTCATCACCGTGAGCAAGCCTCCGGACGAGCTGCGGAAGATGGTGGAGGCCTTCCACCGGGGTGGCGGCGAGGGCAAGCCGATGTTCCTCAAGGTGCAGCTCTCCTGGGCCCAGGACGAGCAGGCCGCGCTCCAGGACGCGATGGAGCAGTGGGCCACGAACATCTTCGCCAGCTCCGTGCTCACGGACCTGCGCTCGCCCGCGCAGTTCCAGGAGCTGGCGCGCACCGTCCAGCCGAAGGATTTGGAGGGACACGTGCGGGTCTCCTCCAGCCTCCAGCGCCACGTCGACTGGCTCGCCGAGGACGTGAAGCTCGGCTTCAGCCACCTGTACCTGCACAACGTCAACCGCGGGCAGGAGCGCTTCATCGACGCGTTCGCGGAGCACGTGCTCCCGGCCCTGCGCACGGCGCGCTGA